TCACGCCAGCTTTTCCTGCATCGCCTTGATCACCGCTTCGGTGCGGGAGTTGACGTGGAGCTTGGCGTAAATGTTTTTGAGATGGAAGCGCACGGTGGGCAAACTGATGAACAATTGCGCGGCGATCTCCTTGTTGCTCAAGCCTTCGGTGAGCGCGCGCAAAACCTCCAGCTCGCGATCGGAAAGCTCAGCGGTGTATTTCGCATTTTTCTTCTGGCCTTGAAAATAAGCCAGAACTTTTTGCGCCACTTCGCCGGACATGGGGGCGCCGCCGCGATAAGCTTCTTTGATGGATTCCGACAGTTTTTCGATGGAGGAATTCTTGAGCAAATATCCCACGGCACCGGCGCGCAGGGAATCGAAGATGCGATCATCATCGCTGTAATTGGTGAGCATGAGAATTTTGAGATCGGGAATTTCCAGCTTGAGCGCTTCGACGCATTCGATGCCAGAACGGCCCGGCATGTTGATGTCCATCAACACCACGTCGGGAATGACTTCGATCATGTTCTCCAGCACGTCGTCGCAGCTCGAATACGCGCCGGCAAACTGCAGGCCCTCGGCGTTTTCAACCAGGGTTGCGATCATGCTGCGCACGGCTTCGTCGTCATCGACCATGGCGACGCTGATGGCGGGTTCGGAGGCGGCCATAATATTTTCCTCGGCTCGTTTTGATCAAAACGGATTTGCCTGAAGCTAATTTTTCGCATCAAAGAAGCAATCATTTTTTTGACGCAACAATTGAAAAGCTGCTTGCATTTCAATGTCAAATTATTTTTTTAGCATACCTACAATCTCCATCTCTCAACAACAAGGAAAGGAAGGGCCATGCAGAATCTGCGTTACTGCTCCGCGGCAAAGATGTCAAAAACGTTCCTGTTGATCGCAGCGACGACTGC
This genomic stretch from Cytophagia bacterium CHB2 harbors:
- a CDS encoding response regulator transcription factor, whose protein sequence is MAASEPAISVAMVDDDEAVRSMIATLVENAEGLQFAGAYSSCDDVLENMIEVIPDVVLMDINMPGRSGIECVEALKLEIPDLKILMLTNYSDDDRIFDSLRAGAVGYLLKNSSIEKLSESIKEAYRGGAPMSGEVAQKVLAYFQGQKKNAKYTAELSDRELEVLRALTEGLSNKEIAAQLFISLPTVRFHLKNIYAKLHVNSRTEAVIKAMQEKLA